A DNA window from Methylobacterium sp. NMS14P contains the following coding sequences:
- a CDS encoding chemotaxis protein CheW has translation MSSVWQYLTLGLGAETFGIDVEHVHEILDYRVPAALPQAPAFLLGMIDVRGQSYPVVDLRTKLGLPSVARTPATRIILLNVPMPGRALRVGFVADRVIEVTELDRAEMEAAPEVGGRWNARYIAGIGRRGEAFVVVFDLVALMDGNGPALAAAPQAAAPQAAAPQAA, from the coding sequence ATGTCCAGTGTGTGGCAGTACCTGACCCTCGGCCTCGGGGCCGAGACCTTCGGGATCGACGTCGAGCACGTCCACGAGATCCTCGACTACCGGGTGCCGGCGGCGCTGCCGCAGGCGCCGGCGTTCCTGCTCGGCATGATCGACGTGCGCGGGCAGAGCTACCCGGTGGTCGACCTGCGGACCAAGCTCGGCCTGCCTTCGGTGGCGCGCACGCCGGCCACCCGGATCATCCTGCTCAACGTGCCGATGCCGGGCCGGGCGCTGCGGGTCGGGTTCGTGGCCGACCGGGTGATCGAGGTGACGGAGCTCGACCGGGCCGAGATGGAGGCGGCGCCCGAGGTCGGCGGGCGGTGGAACGCGCGCTACATCGCGGGCATCGGCCGCCGGGGCGAGGCGTTCGTGGTGGTGTTCGACCTCGTCGCGCTGATGGACGGCAACGGCCCGGCGCTGGCCGCGGCCCCGCAGGCCGCAGCCCCGCAGGCCGCAGCCCCGCAGGCCGCCTGA
- a CDS encoding aldehyde dehydrogenase family protein: protein MSGTPHSPAADRVGALLADLLPGGRIGSVVAGEILAGTGAALDLTNPADGGVLASFADAGPSVVAAAMAAARDAQRAWWGMSAAARGRAMWAVAALVRQHAGALAELETLSAGKPIRDTRGEVAKVAEMFEYYAGWCDKLHGDVIPVPTSHLNYTRHEPFGTVVQITPWNAPIFTAGWQIAPAICAGNAVVLKPSELTPLTSLALGLLCDRAEGMPRGLVSVLAGAGPTTGAAAVAHPETRLVVFVGSAEAGAQIAAAAARAIVPSVLELGGKSANIVFADADLDRALIGAQAAIFGGAGQSCVAGSRLLVHRSIHASFVERLSRAAARIPVGAPTDPETQIGPINNRRQRDKIAGMVEAAAGAGATIAAGGACPASLRDTGGFYYGPTIVDGVAPDAAIAREEVFGPVLAVLPFDGEDEAVALANGTPYGLAGAVWTGDGGRGHRVAAALRAGTVWVNGYKTINVASPFGGFGRSGFGRSSGREALMAYTQTKSVWVETAAEPAVTFGYVG, encoded by the coding sequence ATGTCCGGCACGCCGCACTCGCCCGCCGCCGACCGGGTCGGCGCCCTCCTGGCCGACCTGCTGCCGGGCGGCCGCATCGGCAGCGTCGTGGCCGGTGAGATCCTCGCCGGGACCGGCGCCGCCCTCGATCTCACCAACCCCGCCGACGGCGGCGTGCTGGCAAGCTTCGCCGATGCCGGGCCGTCGGTCGTCGCGGCCGCCATGGCGGCGGCCCGCGACGCCCAGCGCGCGTGGTGGGGCATGAGCGCCGCCGCCCGCGGTCGCGCGATGTGGGCCGTGGCCGCCCTGGTCCGGCAGCACGCCGGCGCGCTCGCCGAGCTGGAGACCCTGTCGGCCGGCAAGCCGATCCGCGACACGCGCGGCGAGGTCGCGAAGGTCGCCGAGATGTTCGAGTACTACGCCGGCTGGTGCGACAAGCTGCACGGCGACGTCATCCCGGTCCCGACCTCGCACCTGAACTACACCCGCCACGAGCCCTTCGGCACCGTGGTGCAGATCACGCCCTGGAACGCCCCGATCTTCACCGCGGGCTGGCAGATCGCGCCGGCGATCTGCGCCGGCAACGCCGTGGTGCTGAAGCCCTCCGAGCTGACGCCCCTGACCTCGCTCGCCCTCGGCCTGCTCTGCGACCGCGCCGAGGGGATGCCGCGCGGCCTCGTCTCGGTGCTGGCTGGCGCCGGCCCGACCACCGGCGCCGCCGCGGTGGCCCATCCCGAGACCCGGCTGGTCGTGTTCGTGGGCTCGGCCGAGGCGGGCGCGCAGATCGCCGCCGCGGCGGCCCGCGCCATCGTGCCGAGCGTGCTGGAGCTCGGCGGCAAGTCGGCCAACATCGTGTTCGCCGACGCCGACCTCGACCGGGCGCTGATCGGCGCGCAGGCCGCGATCTTCGGCGGCGCCGGCCAGAGCTGCGTCGCGGGCTCCCGGCTCCTCGTGCACCGCTCGATCCACGCGTCCTTCGTCGAGCGCCTGTCCCGCGCCGCCGCGCGCATCCCGGTGGGCGCGCCGACCGACCCGGAGACGCAGATCGGCCCGATCAACAACCGGCGCCAGCGGGACAAGATCGCCGGCATGGTCGAGGCCGCCGCGGGGGCGGGCGCCACGATCGCGGCGGGCGGGGCCTGCCCCGCGTCCCTGCGCGATACGGGCGGCTTCTACTACGGCCCGACCATCGTGGACGGCGTCGCGCCGGACGCGGCGATCGCCCGGGAGGAGGTGTTCGGCCCGGTCCTGGCGGTCCTGCCGTTCGACGGCGAGGACGAGGCGGTCGCGCTGGCCAACGGCACGCCCTACGGCCTCGCCGGCGCGGTCTGGACCGGCGACGGCGGGCGCGGCCACCGGGTCGCGGCGGCTTTGCGGGCCGGCACCGTCTGGGTGAACGGCTACAAGACCATCAACGTGGCCTCGCCCTTCGGCGGCTTCGGCCGCTCGGGCTTCGGCCGCTCCTCGGGCCGCGAGGCGCTGATGGCCTACACCCAGACCAAGAGCGTCTGGGTCGAGACCGCCGCCGAGCCGGCCGTGACCTTCGGCTACGTGGGCTAG
- a CDS encoding NAD(P)-dependent oxidoreductase: protein MTIATVGVVGLGNMGLGMAATLARKGFAVLGYDLSPARRPAAEAAGVTVLDALNDVLGRADALVFSLPLARDVEAVVTAEGGLLSRTDRKVVVIDTSTSDPGTTRRLAERLAAAGHALLDAPVSGGPSGAAEGTLTMMIGGAAADYELARPVLEAMSARAPHVGPSGAGNIVKLVNNLLVAAHLVTTGEALRLSEAAGLSAEEAVKVVNTATGRSAISEVMVPRWVQSGTFDSGFSAGLMRKDVRLALELAEECGIDLPLSAEVKRIWQATQAAIPDTADFTRMADYRDPKGAH from the coding sequence ATGACCATCGCAACGGTAGGGGTCGTCGGGCTCGGCAACATGGGTCTGGGCATGGCCGCGACCCTGGCCCGCAAGGGTTTCGCGGTCCTGGGCTACGACCTCAGTCCGGCCCGGCGCCCCGCCGCCGAGGCGGCCGGCGTCACCGTCCTCGACGCCCTCAACGACGTGCTCGGCCGGGCCGACGCCCTGGTGTTCTCGCTGCCGCTGGCGCGGGACGTGGAGGCGGTGGTCACCGCGGAGGGCGGGCTCCTGTCCCGGACCGACCGGAAGGTGGTGGTGATCGACACCTCGACCTCGGATCCCGGCACGACCCGGCGCCTCGCCGAGCGCCTCGCCGCGGCCGGTCACGCGCTCCTCGACGCCCCGGTGAGCGGCGGCCCCTCCGGCGCCGCCGAGGGCACCCTGACCATGATGATCGGCGGGGCCGCGGCGGATTACGAACTGGCCCGGCCGGTCCTGGAGGCGATGTCGGCCCGCGCGCCGCATGTCGGGCCGTCGGGCGCTGGCAACATCGTCAAGCTCGTCAACAACCTGCTGGTCGCGGCCCATCTGGTGACCACCGGAGAGGCCCTGCGCCTGTCCGAGGCGGCGGGCCTCTCGGCCGAGGAGGCCGTCAAGGTCGTCAACACCGCCACCGGCCGCAGCGCGATCAGCGAGGTCATGGTCCCGCGCTGGGTCCAGTCCGGCACCTTCGACAGCGGCTTCTCGGCCGGCCTGATGCGCAAGGACGTGCGCCTCGCCCTCGAACTCGCCGAAGAATGCGGGATCGACCTGCCGCTCTCCGCCGAGGTGAAGCGGATCTGGCAGGCGACGCAGGCCGCCATCCCCGACACGGCCGACTTCACCCGCATGGCCGATTACCGCGATCCCAAGGGAGCCCACTGA
- a CDS encoding LysR family transcriptional regulator has protein sequence MNDRALRYLLAVVRAGSVRAAAEVLNVAASAVSRQIIELEAQVGETLLERLPRGVVPTEAGRLVAEHAQRQADEAALLEDQLKRLRGVQRGTVSLRCGAGFLIDLLDNALAGFAQDHPGIAYQVEIGTTDGILAAIARGDADIGLVYNPPAHPDVRGIVSARQPLLAVLPNGHPLADGAAPVPLRSFATEPAALLPPDHGVRQLIGRVEADGGFRLVPRLETASFELHRRFVMAAMGVAFLPRFVVAAELRDGLLAALPLRDAILSEASAHLVIRAGRRLPEGAARLLGWLADHMVAFRPPT, from the coding sequence GTGAACGACCGCGCGCTCCGCTACCTCCTCGCCGTCGTGCGCGCGGGCTCGGTCCGGGCGGCCGCCGAGGTCCTGAACGTCGCCGCCTCGGCGGTGAGCCGGCAGATCATCGAGCTGGAGGCGCAGGTCGGCGAGACCCTGCTCGAGCGCCTGCCCCGGGGCGTCGTCCCCACCGAGGCCGGCCGTCTGGTCGCCGAGCACGCGCAGCGGCAAGCCGACGAGGCGGCCCTGCTGGAGGACCAGCTGAAGCGCCTGCGCGGGGTGCAGCGGGGCACGGTCAGCCTGCGCTGCGGCGCCGGCTTCCTGATCGACCTCCTCGACAACGCGCTGGCCGGCTTCGCGCAGGACCATCCGGGCATCGCCTATCAGGTCGAGATCGGCACGACCGACGGGATCCTCGCGGCGATCGCCCGGGGGGACGCGGATATCGGCCTCGTCTACAACCCGCCCGCGCACCCGGATGTCCGCGGGATCGTCTCCGCCCGGCAGCCGCTCCTCGCCGTCCTGCCGAACGGGCATCCCCTCGCCGACGGGGCGGCGCCGGTCCCGCTGCGGAGCTTCGCCACCGAGCCCGCCGCGCTCCTGCCCCCCGACCACGGGGTGCGCCAGCTGATTGGCCGCGTCGAGGCCGACGGCGGCTTCCGGCTGGTGCCGCGGCTGGAGACGGCGTCCTTCGAGCTGCACCGCCGCTTCGTCATGGCCGCCATGGGCGTCGCCTTCCTGCCCCGCTTCGTGGTCGCGGCCGAGCTGCGCGACGGCCTCCTCGCGGCTTTGCCGCTGCGCGACGCCATCCTGTCGGAGGCGAGCGCCCACCTCGTCATCCGCGCGGGGCGGCGCCTGCCCGAGGGCGCGGCGCGGCTGCTCGGCTGGCTGGCCGACCACATGGTGGCCTTCCGGCCGCCGACCTGA
- a CDS encoding D-amino acid dehydrogenase: protein MHVLILGGGVVGVTSAYYLARAGHQVTVLERQPGSGLETSFANAGQVSPGYSAPWAAPGIPVKALKWLMMRHRPLVLWPRLEPRLYAWLTRMLANCTEEAYQRNKGRMVRLAEYSRDALRDLRTETGIAYDHREKGTLQLFRTQKQLDHVGDDTRVLDAYGVPYTVLDPAGCVSAEPALAAVRDVFVGGLRLPGDETGDAHLFTQRLAAICEGLGVTFRYRTAIARLHHAGDRVTAVETADGDLLRADAYVAALGSYTPALLRPLGIALPVYPVKGYSLTLPITDAEAAPVSTVMDETYKVAITRLGDRIRVGGTAELAGFSSALRLPRRETLARSVQDLFPAGGDLDRAAFWTGLRPMTPDGTPIVGGTRVGNLFTNTGHGTLGWTMACGSGRLLADLVSGRAPEIASDDLALDRYAA from the coding sequence ATGCACGTCCTCATCCTCGGCGGCGGCGTCGTCGGCGTCACCTCGGCCTACTACCTCGCGCGGGCCGGCCATCAGGTCACCGTGCTGGAGCGCCAGCCCGGCTCGGGTTTAGAGACCAGCTTCGCCAATGCCGGGCAGGTCTCGCCCGGCTACTCGGCCCCCTGGGCGGCGCCCGGGATCCCCGTGAAGGCGCTCAAGTGGCTGATGATGCGGCACCGCCCCCTGGTGCTGTGGCCGCGGCTCGAGCCCCGCCTCTACGCGTGGCTCACGCGCATGCTCGCGAACTGCACCGAGGAGGCCTACCAGCGGAACAAGGGCCGCATGGTCCGGCTCGCCGAGTACAGCCGCGACGCGCTGCGCGACCTGCGCACCGAGACCGGCATCGCCTACGACCACCGGGAGAAGGGCACGCTCCAGCTCTTCCGGACGCAAAAGCAGCTCGACCATGTCGGCGACGACACCCGCGTCCTCGACGCCTACGGCGTGCCCTACACGGTGCTGGACCCGGCCGGCTGCGTCAGTGCCGAGCCGGCGCTCGCCGCCGTGCGCGACGTCTTCGTCGGCGGCCTGCGGCTGCCGGGCGACGAGACCGGCGACGCGCACCTGTTCACGCAGCGCCTCGCTGCGATCTGCGAGGGCCTCGGCGTCACCTTCCGCTACCGCACGGCGATCGCGCGCCTGCATCACGCCGGGGACCGGGTGACGGCGGTGGAGACCGCCGACGGCGACCTCCTGCGGGCGGATGCCTACGTGGCGGCGCTGGGCAGCTACACGCCGGCCCTGCTGCGCCCCCTCGGGATCGCGCTGCCGGTCTACCCGGTGAAGGGCTACTCCCTGACGCTGCCGATCACCGACGCGGAGGCCGCGCCGGTCTCGACGGTGATGGACGAGACCTACAAGGTCGCGATCACCCGGCTCGGCGACCGCATCCGCGTCGGCGGCACCGCCGAACTCGCCGGGTTCAGCAGCGCCCTGCGCCTGCCGCGCCGCGAGACCCTCGCGCGCTCGGTGCAGGATCTCTTCCCCGCGGGCGGCGACCTCGACCGGGCCGCGTTCTGGACCGGCCTGCGGCCGATGACGCCGGACGGCACGCCGATCGTCGGGGGCACGCGGGTCGGGAACCTGTTCACCAACACCGGTCACGGCACCCTCGGCTGGACCATGGCCTGCGGCTCGGGCCGCCTGCTCGCCGACCTCGTGTCCGGCCGGGCCCCCGAGATCGCGAGCGACGATCTGGCCCTCGACCGCTACGCCGCGTGA
- a CDS encoding Lrp/AsnC family transcriptional regulator, translating to MDAIDRRIIQALRGDGRISNADLAAAVGLSASACHRRVRLLEESGVIRGYTALIGGAVDGPGLVVLTQFTLDRQTEDYLNRFEAAVRRCPEVQDCYLMTGTADYLVKLKVIDAADYERLHKDVLSRLPGVARLQSSFAIRTVVAAGRPL from the coding sequence GTGGACGCGATCGACCGCCGCATCATCCAGGCCCTGCGCGGCGACGGCCGGATCAGCAACGCGGATCTCGCCGCGGCGGTCGGCCTGTCGGCGTCCGCCTGCCATCGCCGCGTGCGGCTGCTGGAGGAATCTGGCGTCATCCGGGGCTACACGGCGCTGATCGGCGGCGCGGTCGACGGCCCGGGCCTCGTGGTCCTCACGCAGTTCACCCTGGACCGCCAGACCGAGGACTATCTCAACCGGTTCGAGGCGGCCGTGCGGCGCTGTCCCGAGGTGCAGGATTGCTATCTGATGACCGGGACGGCCGATTATCTCGTGAAGCTCAAGGTGATCGACGCGGCCGACTACGAGCGGCTTCACAAGGATGTCCTGTCGCGGCTGCCGGGAGTCGCCCGGCTGCAATCGAGCTTCGCCATCCGGACCGTCGTGGCCGCCGGCCGGCCGCTCTGA
- a CDS encoding CheR family methyltransferase: protein MEAEPGHLSDRHFRSVADLIQQHVGIQLPPAKRTMVEGRLRKRMRALDLPTLEAYGRHLFEAGHLADEFPHLVDCVTTNKTDFFREPAHFDLLRATIVPRLAARGDRPLLKVWSAAASTGAEAYTLAMVLHDMAADRFRYAILGTDISSEVLERARAAIYPEEMLAAVPADLRRRYVMVARDRARREGRIVPELRARVRFQRLNLMDEAYPIDRDVDLVFCRNVLIYFDKPTQKAVVARLAAHLRPGGYLIVGHSESMAGVGVAGLDQVSSTVFSKLRESSR, encoded by the coding sequence ATGGAGGCCGAACCGGGTCACCTGAGCGACCGACACTTCCGCTCCGTCGCCGACCTCATCCAGCAGCACGTCGGCATCCAGCTCCCGCCGGCCAAGCGCACCATGGTCGAGGGCCGGCTGCGCAAGCGCATGCGGGCCCTCGATCTCCCGACCCTGGAGGCCTATGGCCGCCACCTGTTCGAGGCCGGCCATCTCGCGGACGAGTTCCCGCACCTCGTCGACTGCGTGACGACGAACAAGACCGACTTCTTCCGCGAGCCCGCGCATTTCGACCTGCTGCGCGCGACGATCGTGCCGCGGCTGGCCGCGCGGGGCGACCGGCCGCTGCTCAAAGTCTGGAGCGCGGCGGCCTCGACGGGGGCGGAGGCCTACACGCTGGCGATGGTCCTGCACGACATGGCCGCCGACCGGTTCCGCTACGCCATCCTCGGGACGGACATCTCCTCGGAGGTGCTCGAGCGGGCCCGCGCGGCGATCTACCCGGAAGAGATGCTGGCCGCCGTGCCGGCGGACCTGCGGCGGCGCTACGTGATGGTCGCGCGCGACCGGGCCCGGCGCGAGGGGCGGATCGTGCCGGAGCTGCGCGCCCGGGTGCGGTTCCAGCGGCTCAACCTGATGGACGAGGCCTACCCGATCGACCGGGACGTCGACCTCGTCTTCTGCCGCAACGTGCTGATCTACTTCGACAAGCCGACCCAGAAGGCCGTGGTCGCGCGTCTGGCCGCGCATCTGCGCCCCGGCGGCTACCTGATCGTCGGCCATTCCGAATCCATGGCGGGCGTCGGCGTGGCGGGCCTCGACCAGGTCTCCTCCACCGTCTTCAGCAAGCTGAGGGAGTCCAGCCGGTGA
- the alr gene encoding alanine racemase, translating to MSMIDRELRPDAGPAGTASALLTIDLAAVAENYRLLAARAGTAACAAVVKADAYGLGADRVAPVLAAAGCRHFFVAQVGEGVALRSILGPGAVIAVLNGAAPGSEAACADHDLVPVLNDLSQLGGWQGLARQRARRLPAILQVDTGMARFGLAPDEVGALLDRPDALAGVDLRLVMSHLACAGEPDSPVNAAQLSVFRAVRQRLPTVPASLAASSGIFLGSDFHLDLVRPGAALYGIAPQEGAPNPMRPVIGLRARVMQTRRVPAGTPVGYGHAATVARDSRLATVAIGYADGFFRSNAGGAAWFGGVRLPVVGRVSMDSLVLDVTDVAPGTLGPGALVDIVGPERDVDAVAAAAGTIGYEVLTSLGHRFHRVYLGA from the coding sequence ATGAGCATGATCGACCGCGAGCTCCGGCCCGATGCGGGCCCGGCCGGGACGGCCTCCGCCCTCCTCACGATCGATCTCGCGGCCGTCGCGGAGAATTACCGCCTGCTCGCCGCGCGAGCCGGGACGGCCGCCTGCGCGGCCGTCGTCAAGGCGGACGCCTACGGCCTCGGCGCCGACCGGGTCGCGCCGGTCCTGGCCGCCGCGGGCTGCCGGCACTTCTTCGTCGCCCAGGTCGGCGAGGGCGTCGCCCTCCGGTCCATCCTCGGCCCCGGCGCGGTGATCGCCGTGCTCAACGGCGCCGCCCCGGGCAGCGAGGCGGCCTGCGCGGACCACGACCTCGTGCCCGTCCTCAACGACCTGTCCCAGCTCGGCGGCTGGCAGGGCCTGGCCCGGCAGCGCGCGCGGCGCCTGCCGGCGATCCTTCAGGTCGACACCGGCATGGCCCGCTTCGGCCTCGCGCCGGACGAGGTCGGCGCGCTCCTCGACCGGCCGGACGCTCTCGCGGGCGTCGATCTGCGGCTGGTGATGAGCCACCTCGCCTGCGCGGGCGAGCCGGACAGCCCGGTCAACGCGGCGCAGCTCTCCGTCTTCCGGGCGGTCCGGCAGCGCCTGCCGACGGTGCCGGCGAGCCTCGCGGCCTCTTCGGGGATCTTCCTCGGTTCAGACTTCCACCTCGACCTGGTGCGCCCCGGCGCCGCCCTCTACGGGATCGCACCGCAGGAGGGCGCGCCGAACCCGATGCGGCCGGTGATCGGCCTGCGGGCCCGGGTGATGCAGACGCGCCGCGTCCCGGCGGGCACGCCGGTCGGCTACGGGCACGCGGCCACGGTCGCCCGGGACAGCCGCCTCGCCACGGTCGCGATCGGCTACGCGGACGGGTTCTTCCGCAGCAATGCGGGCGGCGCGGCGTGGTTCGGCGGCGTCCGGCTGCCCGTGGTCGGGCGCGTCTCGATGGACAGCCTCGTCCTCGACGTCACCGACGTGGCGCCCGGCACCCTCGGGCCGGGGGCGCTCGTCGACATCGTCGGGCCGGAGCGCGACGTCGACGCCGTCGCGGCCGCGGCCGGCACGATCGGCTACGAGGTCCTGACCAGCCTCGGCCACCGCTTCCACCGCGTCTACCTCGGAGCCTGA
- a CDS encoding protein-glutamate methylesterase/protein-glutamine glutaminase — MSASRPIRVLVVDDSASVRQTLCSILETAPDIEILGTAADPFIAARRIQEEIPDVIILDLEMPRMDGLTFLRKIMAQKPLPVIVCSTLTGAGSRMLFEVLEAGAVDVLPKPRVDTRQFLLESTVRVCDAVRAAARAKLRGSRPPRQLVEAKLSADAVLPPPVPGRVVVETDRIVCIGASTGGTEALRDVLEVLPAESPGLVIVQHMPEHFTAAFAKRLNGLCAITVKEAEDGDLVMRGRALIAPGGRHLMVERRGGSYAVSVKDGPLVARHRPSVDVLFRSAARAAAANALGILMTGMGDDGANGLLEMRRAGAQTVAQDEASCVVFGMPKEAIDRGAAAKVLPLEQMHLEIRRFGLSAAR; from the coding sequence GTGAGCGCGTCCCGACCGATCCGCGTCCTCGTCGTCGACGACTCGGCCTCCGTCCGCCAGACCTTGTGCAGCATCCTGGAGACGGCGCCCGACATCGAGATCCTGGGAACGGCCGCCGATCCGTTCATCGCCGCCCGCCGGATCCAGGAGGAGATCCCGGACGTCATCATCCTCGATCTCGAGATGCCCCGCATGGACGGCCTGACCTTCCTGCGGAAGATCATGGCGCAGAAGCCGCTGCCGGTGATCGTCTGCTCGACCCTGACCGGGGCGGGTTCCCGGATGCTGTTCGAGGTCCTCGAGGCGGGCGCCGTCGACGTGCTGCCGAAGCCGCGGGTCGACACGCGCCAGTTCCTGCTCGAATCCACCGTCCGCGTCTGCGACGCCGTCCGGGCGGCCGCGCGGGCCAAGCTGCGCGGGAGCCGGCCGCCCCGGCAGCTGGTCGAGGCGAAACTCTCGGCCGACGCTGTCCTGCCGCCGCCCGTCCCCGGGCGCGTGGTGGTCGAGACCGACCGGATCGTCTGCATCGGCGCGTCGACGGGCGGGACGGAAGCCCTGCGCGACGTGCTCGAGGTGCTGCCCGCCGAGTCCCCCGGCCTCGTCATCGTGCAGCACATGCCGGAGCATTTCACGGCGGCGTTCGCCAAGCGCCTGAACGGGCTCTGCGCGATCACCGTCAAGGAGGCGGAGGACGGCGACCTCGTGATGCGGGGCCGCGCCCTGATCGCCCCGGGCGGGCGGCACCTCATGGTCGAGCGCCGGGGCGGCAGCTACGCTGTGTCGGTGAAGGACGGTCCCCTCGTCGCGCGCCACCGACCGTCGGTCGACGTCCTGTTCCGGTCGGCCGCCCGGGCGGCGGCCGCGAACGCCCTCGGCATCCTCATGACCGGCATGGGCGACGACGGCGCCAACGGCCTGCTGGAGATGCGCCGGGCCGGGGCGCAGACGGTCGCTCAGGACGAGGCGAGCTGCGTCGTGTTCGGGATGCCCAAGGAGGCGATCGACCGCGGCGCGGCCGCCAAGGTCCTGCCGCTCGAGCAGATGCACCTGGAGATCCGGCGCTTCGGCCTGTCCGCGGCGCGCTGA
- a CDS encoding amidohydrolase, with the protein MTPSIEPHGDAPCDLRLHDAALADGSRATIDILGDRVAALRDPGAQLPIAGRTIDLGGALLLPGLSDGHVHLDKCLLGLPWRPHAAAGSVRAIIDDEKAFRRATRIPLAEQGAEALLERMLRGGTTSLRTHVDVDDVTRLDHLAQILDLRARWADRLQIQIVAFPQSGILGCPPVADDLDAALRMGADLVGGLDPVGIDGDRDGHLDIVFALAERHGRGIDIHLHEGGAAGLATIAAIAARTEAAGLGGQVTISHAFALAEADDLELGRIAEALNRAGVAILSSVPGGARCPPIPRLRALGVPVCLGTDNVRDCWNPATVTSMVARAQLAAYRFDLRTDADLAALLAPVTAVPARVLGLGPGAVAPGARADLIAFAAGGVPQVIAERQDPVLVVARGAVALDRRGAAAGAPLA; encoded by the coding sequence ATGACGCCGAGCATCGAACCGCACGGGGACGCCCCCTGCGACCTGCGCCTCCACGACGCCGCCCTCGCCGACGGAAGCCGGGCAACCATCGACATCCTGGGCGACCGCGTGGCGGCGCTGCGGGACCCCGGCGCGCAGCTTCCGATCGCTGGCCGCACGATCGATCTCGGCGGCGCCCTGCTGCTGCCGGGCCTGTCGGACGGGCACGTCCACCTCGACAAGTGCCTGCTCGGCCTGCCGTGGCGCCCGCACGCGGCGGCGGGGTCCGTCCGCGCGATCATCGACGACGAGAAGGCGTTCCGCCGCGCCACGCGGATCCCGCTCGCCGAGCAGGGCGCCGAGGCGCTGCTCGAACGCATGCTCCGCGGCGGCACGACCAGCCTGCGGACCCATGTCGACGTCGACGACGTCACGCGGCTCGACCACCTCGCCCAGATCCTCGACCTGCGGGCGCGCTGGGCCGACCGCCTGCAGATCCAGATCGTCGCCTTCCCGCAGAGCGGGATCCTGGGCTGCCCGCCGGTCGCCGACGACCTGGACGCGGCCCTGCGGATGGGGGCCGACCTCGTCGGCGGCCTCGACCCCGTCGGCATCGACGGCGACCGCGACGGTCACCTGGACATCGTCTTCGCCCTGGCCGAGCGGCACGGACGGGGCATCGACATCCATCTCCACGAGGGCGGCGCGGCCGGCCTCGCCACGATCGCGGCGATCGCGGCCCGCACCGAGGCGGCCGGGCTCGGCGGGCAAGTCACGATCAGCCACGCCTTCGCCCTCGCGGAGGCCGACGACTTGGAACTCGGCCGGATCGCCGAGGCCCTGAACCGGGCCGGCGTCGCGATCCTCAGCAGCGTGCCGGGCGGGGCCCGATGCCCGCCGATCCCGCGACTGCGCGCGCTCGGCGTCCCGGTCTGCCTCGGCACCGACAACGTCCGCGACTGCTGGAACCCCGCGACGGTGACCAGCATGGTCGCCCGCGCCCAGCTCGCCGCCTACCGGTTCGACCTGCGCACCGACGCGGACCTCGCGGCGCTGCTGGCGCCGGTCACCGCCGTCCCGGCGCGGGTGCTGGGCCTCGGTCCGGGCGCGGTGGCGCCCGGCGCGCGGGCCGACCTGATCGCCTTCGCGGCCGGCGGCGTGCCGCAGGTGATCGCGGAGCGCCAGGACCCCGTGCTCGTCGTGGCGCGGGGCGCCGTCGCGCTCGACCGGCGCGGCGCGGCCGCAGGAGCCCCGCTAGCGTGA